DNA sequence from the Candidatus Peregrinibacteria bacterium genome:
CCAAAGTATCAGAAGAAAAAATCTATGCAGTACAAGAAAAACTCAACGACAGACCAAGAAAATCACTTCGATATCGTACTCCAAATGAAGTCATTTCTGATCTCCTCTAGGGGTGGTGCTTATAATCCTTGAATTTTCCAGCTGCTGAGACTTTACAAAAAAGCAAATGCCGTACAATCATCACTTCGTGAAGATGAACGAATAAAAGAGGCAGAAGGGAAAATTGATGTAGATGCTATGAAAGCACGAAAATTAAAAAATGTGTGTCTCTCGTATCTTTGCGCTCTTCAAGATACACATATTCAGCTGGCAAAAGATCAATTCGAAAACCCAGAATGTGGTTCAGATGAACTTATTGCACTTAAAATTCTCTGTGAATCAGAAGAAGAGCGAAAAGGAGCGCTGGCGACATATTTTGAGAGATGGAAAGAAGAACCAATTGGTGTTGATCAATGGATGGAAATGCAAGTGCAAATAGATGATCCGGAAGCAATTGCCATGGCCAAAAAAATTGTTACAAGTGAATCATTTTCATACGAAGTTCCGAGTCGAGCCTTCTCTGTCATTAGGGGATTAATTCAAAATGGAGCTTATTTTCACTCTCAAGAAGGATATGAATTTATTGCTGACGAAATTCTTCGCATAGAAAATGAAACTCTTGCTATTTTGCTGATGAAATCTGCATTCCGAGATCTTCCAAATCTGGAAGCGAGACTTCAAGATCACATAAAAACACAACTCCAAAAAATTGATAATTCACATAGTGGAGAAGCAGTACGCCAATACGCTCAAAAA
Encoded proteins:
- a CDS encoding IS30 family transposase; its protein translation is KVSEEKIYAVQEKLNDRPRKSLRYRTPNEVISDLL
- a CDS encoding aminopeptidase N C-terminal domain-containing protein, translated to MKARKLKNVCLSYLCALQDTHIQLAKDQFENPECGSDELIALKILCESEEERKGALATYFERWKEEPIGVDQWMEMQVQIDDPEAIAMAKKIVTSESFSYEVPSRAFSVIRGLIQNGAYFHSQEGYEFIADEILRIENETLAILLMKSAFRDLPNLEARLQDHIKTQLQKIDNSHSGEAVRQYAQKMLRENFPEEKK